A region from the Mesorhizobium shangrilense genome encodes:
- the mgrA gene encoding L-glyceraldehyde 3-phosphate reductase, whose amino-acid sequence MYVADAKRYGAIAYRRCGRWGLKLPPISLGLWQNFGGQDVFETGRSVIRRAFDRGVTHFDLANNYGPPYGSAEENFGLVLKKDFSSHRDEMIISSKAGWDMWPGPYGAGGSRKHLLASLEQSLKRMGVEYVDIFYSHRPTLDVPLEETIGALVQMVRQGKALYVGISSYGPDRTREAERVLRAEGIPLLIHQPSYSMLNRWIEDGLLDTLDQLGAGCIAFSPLAQGLLTSKYLNGVPDGARAARGGSFDTKLLSDANMERVRGLNAIASDRGQTLAQMAIAWTLRDPRITSALVGARNVAQLDDSLDALENLEFNAEELRKIDGYATEGGVDLWRAQSKEA is encoded by the coding sequence ATGTACGTTGCAGATGCAAAGAGATACGGCGCGATTGCCTACCGCCGCTGTGGTCGGTGGGGGCTGAAGCTCCCGCCGATTTCGTTGGGCCTGTGGCAGAACTTCGGTGGTCAAGATGTCTTCGAGACCGGCCGATCGGTGATCCGGCGTGCCTTCGACAGGGGGGTCACTCATTTCGACCTGGCGAACAATTATGGCCCGCCCTACGGGTCGGCGGAGGAGAATTTCGGACTGGTCCTCAAAAAGGACTTTTCGAGCCACCGCGACGAGATGATCATCTCGTCGAAAGCCGGTTGGGATATGTGGCCGGGTCCTTATGGGGCGGGTGGATCCCGCAAGCACCTGCTTGCATCGCTCGAACAGAGCCTGAAGCGAATGGGTGTCGAATATGTCGATATCTTCTATTCCCACCGCCCGACATTAGATGTTCCGCTCGAAGAAACCATCGGCGCGCTCGTGCAGATGGTGCGGCAAGGCAAGGCGCTCTACGTCGGCATTTCATCGTATGGGCCGGATCGGACTAGGGAAGCCGAGCGCGTCCTGCGCGCGGAAGGAATTCCGCTGCTTATCCATCAACCCTCCTACTCCATGCTGAACCGCTGGATTGAGGACGGATTGCTCGATACGCTGGACCAGCTCGGTGCCGGCTGCATCGCTTTTTCGCCTTTGGCTCAGGGGTTGTTGACATCAAAGTATCTGAACGGCGTCCCAGACGGTGCGCGTGCAGCGCGTGGCGGCTCGTTCGACACAAAGTTGCTGAGTGATGCAAACATGGAGCGTGTCCGCGGACTGAACGCGATCGCAAGCGACCGCGGGCAGACACTTGCGCAGATGGCGATCGCCTGGACCTTGCGAGATCCACGCATAACGAGCGCGCTGGTAGGCGCGCGCAACGTGGCCCAGCTCGATGATTCCCTCGACGCTTTAGAGAATCTCGAATTCAATGCCGAAGAACTCCGCAAAATCGACGGGTACGCAACCGAGGGCGGGGTCGACCTCTGGCGAGCTCAATCAAAGGAAGCCTGA
- a CDS encoding aldo/keto reductase, with amino-acid sequence MDYRKLGNSGAVVSAYCLGTMTFGHESDEATSFALMDDYVEAGGNFIDTADVYSAGVSEDIIGRWLKSKPGIAKDLVIATKGRFPMGAGPNDLGLSRKHLGAALDASLKRLGVEQVDLYQMHAWDALTPLEETLRFLDDQIRNGKIAYYGFSNFLAWHLTKAAWLAKANGYAPPVTLQPQYSLLVRDIEHELVPASLDAGIGLLPWSPLGGGWLSGKYKRDQMPTGATRLGENPKRGMEAFDARNAKLITWNVIGAVEDTAKALGASMAQVALAWVAAQPAVTSVILGARTREQLADNLGAAKLTLTDENIAKLNAASKPEMSEYPYGTGGISQRHRKIEGGR; translated from the coding sequence ATGGACTATCGCAAGCTCGGCAATAGTGGCGCCGTCGTCTCGGCCTATTGCCTCGGAACCATGACTTTTGGACACGAGTCCGACGAAGCTACATCGTTCGCGCTTATGGATGACTATGTCGAGGCTGGCGGCAATTTCATCGATACGGCCGACGTCTACAGCGCCGGCGTGTCAGAGGACATCATCGGCCGCTGGCTCAAGAGCAAGCCGGGAATCGCCAAGGATCTGGTGATCGCCACCAAGGGTCGTTTCCCCATGGGCGCAGGACCGAACGATCTCGGCCTGTCGCGCAAGCATCTTGGGGCAGCGCTCGATGCCTCGCTCAAGCGCCTGGGCGTCGAGCAGGTTGATCTTTACCAGATGCACGCCTGGGACGCGCTGACGCCGCTGGAGGAAACGCTGCGCTTTCTCGACGACCAGATCCGTAACGGCAAGATCGCCTATTACGGGTTCTCGAACTTCCTGGCTTGGCATCTGACCAAGGCGGCGTGGCTGGCCAAAGCCAATGGCTACGCGCCACCCGTGACGCTGCAACCACAGTACAGCCTGCTCGTCCGCGACATCGAGCATGAGCTTGTGCCGGCCTCTCTCGACGCCGGTATCGGCCTGCTGCCGTGGTCGCCGCTGGGCGGCGGATGGCTCTCAGGCAAATACAAGCGCGACCAGATGCCGACGGGCGCCACGCGCCTTGGCGAAAATCCCAAGCGCGGCATGGAAGCGTTCGACGCCCGCAATGCCAAGCTGATCACCTGGAACGTGATTGGGGCGGTGGAGGATACCGCAAAAGCGCTTGGGGCGAGCATGGCGCAGGTCGCGCTGGCATGGGTCGCCGCGCAGCCAGCGGTCACGTCGGTTATTCTCGGGGCCCGGACACGAGAGCAACTGGCCGACAATCTCGGTGCGGCCAAGCTGACGCTGACGGACGAAAACATTGCCAAACTCAACGCGGCGAGCAAACCGGAAATGTCGGAATATCCCTATGGAACGGGCGGCATAAGCCAGCGCCACCGCAAGATCGAGGGTGGCCGCTGA